One stretch of Bacteroidota bacterium DNA includes these proteins:
- a CDS encoding sigma-70 family RNA polymerase sigma factor has product MSKSAESISPSESSQQDRELVKRALNGDENAYKSLMDKYRISLSKHIQRMVRKQGEIDDLVQESFIKAFSALGSYSVDYAFSTWLYKIATNHAIDYLRKKKLQTYSIDKPKETSDGALEFELPDATYRPDRHIVADQRKKLIQEAIDSLPPKYNRVIVMRHQQEKSYEEIAKELDLPLGTVKAHIFRARELLNKYLRHKRGSF; this is encoded by the coding sequence TGGTGAAAAGAGCGCTTAATGGGGACGAGAATGCCTACAAGTCTCTTATGGACAAGTATCGCATCTCCCTATCCAAGCATATACAGCGGATGGTGCGCAAACAAGGTGAAATTGATGATCTGGTTCAGGAAAGTTTTATAAAAGCTTTTTCTGCGCTAGGCTCCTACTCTGTTGATTACGCGTTCTCCACGTGGCTCTACAAAATTGCTACCAATCACGCGATTGATTATCTGCGCAAGAAAAAGCTGCAGACCTATTCCATAGACAAACCCAAAGAGACCAGCGACGGCGCACTGGAGTTTGAACTGCCAGACGCTACCTATCGCCCTGACCGGCACATCGTCGCTGACCAACGTAAAAAGCTGATACAGGAAGCTATTGATAGCCTCCCCCCCAAATATAACCGGGTTATCGTGATGCGCCACCAGCAGGAAAAGTCGTACGAGGAAATTGCCAAGGAGCTGGATTTACCGCTTGGCACGGTCAAAGCGCATATCTTTCGAGCGCGTGAATTACTGAACAAATATCTCCGTCACAAGCGCGGCTCCTTCTAA